One part of the Arcanobacterium phocisimile genome encodes these proteins:
- a CDS encoding Eco47II family restriction endonuclease — MGNNHSYGLDWIDEDALFEVTKKTFDKVLNPQRKQPLPPDPFTIIAHATVMGGSLTEALMFEKERSLNKTLSDNVGYWHQRVLGLSPNWQETGSSGGNIDLKTNPGFLPPSIGRPVYAEVKNRFNTIKGSDQKNLWDDLERHVKANGAVGYVFQIIPKKAERYDQPWKVAGRPVREDIRHCDGVTAYELVYGEPEALFQLYRALPLIFRDIIGSDSLVEGEIAELFFRSLPSAE; from the coding sequence ATGGGAAATAATCACTCATATGGTTTAGATTGGATCGATGAGGATGCGCTATTCGAAGTGACAAAAAAGACTTTTGATAAGGTCTTGAATCCTCAGCGGAAGCAGCCGCTTCCTCCAGATCCATTTACCATTATTGCACATGCGACAGTGATGGGTGGGAGCCTTACAGAGGCTCTAATGTTCGAAAAAGAGCGATCGCTCAATAAGACACTGTCAGATAACGTGGGATATTGGCATCAACGCGTTCTTGGCCTATCTCCAAATTGGCAGGAGACAGGTTCGTCTGGTGGCAATATAGATTTGAAGACCAATCCTGGATTTCTTCCTCCTTCTATAGGAAGACCTGTATATGCCGAAGTTAAGAATCGTTTTAACACTATCAAAGGTTCGGATCAGAAAAATCTGTGGGATGATCTTGAGCGTCATGTAAAAGCAAATGGAGCTGTCGGCTACGTTTTCCAGATAATTCCCAAAAAAGCTGAGAGGTATGATCAACCGTGGAAAGTGGCTGGCAGGCCAGTTCGGGAAGACATTCGACATTGTGACGGCGTGACTGCCTATGAGTTGGTATATGGGGAGCCGGAAGCGCTGTTCCAACTGTATCGTGCACTTCCTTTGATATTTAGAGATATTATCGGTAGCGATAGTCTTGTTGAGGGAGAGATTGCTGAGCTGTTTTTTAGATCACTACCTAGTGCGGAATGA
- the dcm gene encoding DNA (cytosine-5-)-methyltransferase produces MEKVQIGVAAQELGVSVDTIRRWAKQGLIKASRGARGDRLFNVDEIARLRCKLNGEGSQRTFEVLSRGEIFEDASCIDLFAGAGGTALGFHNAGLNHVFLNEFNKEAVSTLRSNSEKFGLNWDISDKDVHEVDFSTMSARVIQAGFPCQAFSYAGKSKGFADTRGTLFFEFARAVRDIQPDIAIGENVRGLVNHDGGRTLVTMLNTFDELGYDINFRILRAQYLDVPQKRERLFLFAVKRGKNLPIVFPKEQDYIITLREALEGVPDSPGQKYTAKKEKVMRLIPEGGNWRDLPDEIQKEYMGASYYLGGGKTGMARRMSWNEPALTLTCNPAQKQTERCHPEETRPFTVREYARIQTFPDEWEFNGSVAAQYKQIGNAVPVNLGYHMGLCVLASLGLIPIDETMEVVEPLRFPYGDLRN; encoded by the coding sequence GTGGAGAAAGTACAGATTGGTGTTGCTGCTCAAGAGCTTGGTGTGTCAGTAGATACAATTCGGAGATGGGCGAAACAAGGGCTAATAAAAGCTTCGCGAGGAGCGCGAGGTGATCGCCTTTTTAATGTCGATGAGATTGCTCGACTGCGCTGTAAACTCAATGGTGAGGGGTCACAGCGTACGTTTGAAGTTTTATCACGCGGCGAAATTTTCGAAGATGCTTCTTGTATTGATCTATTTGCGGGTGCTGGGGGAACTGCGCTTGGTTTCCATAATGCTGGATTGAATCATGTCTTCTTGAATGAGTTTAACAAAGAGGCCGTTTCTACTTTACGTAGTAATAGTGAAAAATTTGGCCTTAATTGGGATATATCCGATAAAGATGTACATGAAGTAGATTTCTCTACGATGAGTGCGCGAGTCATTCAAGCTGGATTTCCTTGCCAAGCTTTCTCTTACGCGGGGAAGTCTAAAGGATTCGCGGACACTCGAGGGACGTTATTTTTTGAGTTTGCAAGAGCGGTTCGCGATATACAGCCCGATATTGCAATTGGTGAAAACGTTCGTGGACTAGTGAACCATGATGGTGGAAGAACATTAGTCACGATGTTAAACACGTTCGATGAGCTTGGGTATGACATTAATTTCAGAATTTTGCGAGCACAGTACTTAGATGTTCCTCAAAAGAGGGAAAGACTGTTTTTGTTCGCAGTGAAGAGGGGAAAGAATCTCCCAATTGTGTTCCCGAAAGAGCAAGACTATATTATCACTCTGCGGGAAGCTCTCGAAGGAGTTCCGGATTCACCAGGTCAAAAGTATACTGCGAAAAAAGAAAAAGTAATGCGCCTGATTCCTGAAGGCGGTAATTGGCGCGATCTTCCCGATGAAATCCAAAAAGAGTATATGGGGGCTTCTTATTATCTTGGTGGAGGAAAGACGGGAATGGCTCGCCGTATGTCATGGAATGAACCTGCGCTAACTCTTACTTGTAATCCAGCTCAGAAACAGACTGAGCGGTGCCATCCGGAAGAGACACGTCCCTTTACGGTGCGAGAGTATGCTAGAATCCAAACTTTTCCTGATGAATGGGAGTTTAATGGGAGTGTAGCTGCACAATATAAGCAGATTGGAAACGCTGTCCCTGTGAATTTGGGTTACCACATGGGATTATGCGTCTTAGCTTCCCTTGGATTGATTCCGATCGATGAGACAATGGAAGTAGTTGAACCGTTACGTTTCCCTTATGGTGACTTAAGGAATTAA
- a CDS encoding TrmH family RNA methyltransferase, translating into MTGVGPWEGPLPDDPRYDPELLANGDKRNVADKYRYWSVEAISEDLAAHSTKLHIAIENLEHDLNIGSIVRTGNAFNVSGVHIVGRKRWNRRGALVTDRYLNVHHHPDVASLTQWARENDYVLVAVDNMEGSTPIAATPLPENALLIFGQESNGLSAELLAAADSAVYIPQFGSTRSMNVAAAAAIAMHMWIMQHGPDATPVPESRPVL; encoded by the coding sequence ATCACCGGTGTTGGCCCGTGGGAAGGTCCACTCCCAGACGATCCGCGCTACGATCCGGAACTGTTAGCGAATGGCGATAAGCGCAACGTCGCGGACAAATACCGCTACTGGAGCGTCGAAGCAATCAGCGAGGACCTCGCCGCGCACTCCACCAAACTCCACATCGCGATCGAAAACCTCGAACACGACCTCAACATCGGATCCATTGTGCGCACCGGCAACGCCTTCAACGTCAGCGGCGTCCATATTGTTGGCCGCAAACGCTGGAACCGGCGCGGCGCACTCGTCACCGATCGCTACCTCAACGTCCACCACCACCCAGACGTTGCCAGCCTGACACAATGGGCCCGCGAAAACGATTATGTGCTCGTTGCGGTGGACAATATGGAAGGATCCACACCGATCGCCGCCACGCCACTACCCGAAAACGCGCTACTGATCTTCGGGCAAGAATCTAACGGCTTGAGCGCCGAACTGCTGGCAGCCGCCGATTCAGCCGTCTATATTCCGCAGTTTGGCTCCACGCGGTCCATGAATGTTGCGGCGGCAGCGGCAATTGCCATGCATATGTGGATTATGCAGCACGGGCCGGATGCGACTCCAGTGCCAGAAAGCCGGCCTGTACTTTAA
- a CDS encoding type IV toxin-antitoxin system AbiEi family antitoxin domain-containing protein, with the protein MGGIFTYQQLRSAGYSRRAINHLVHEGALSRFTRGWFADQTADQSEVRAIASGGRLTCISACRLFPLWTPPAASDCLHIAYHPRRGNIKMPAQAICHRQFFAADQVRLDLPEIISIVFRCCSSETSLIIAESAVNNRLLSVDEVSVLIAQLPARTHNKLLSFSPSAQSGSETRVRLFLEGHHFSVIPQAHIPSVGFVDLLVNRRIIIECDGRQYHVSESTFENDHRRDLAAQDAGYRVVRLSYRQIWYEWPQTQQKLLTILRRR; encoded by the coding sequence ATGGGTGGCATCTTTACCTATCAACAATTAAGATCAGCGGGCTACTCTCGCCGGGCAATTAACCATTTAGTTCACGAAGGTGCGCTCTCACGATTTACTCGTGGCTGGTTCGCAGACCAAACTGCGGATCAATCTGAGGTTCGAGCTATCGCATCGGGTGGCAGGCTGACATGCATTTCCGCATGTCGGTTATTCCCGCTGTGGACACCACCGGCAGCGTCCGATTGCCTCCATATTGCTTATCATCCTCGCCGAGGGAATATAAAAATGCCAGCACAAGCAATATGTCACCGGCAATTTTTCGCCGCAGACCAGGTCCGGCTCGATCTCCCCGAAATCATATCTATCGTGTTCCGTTGTTGTTCATCCGAGACTTCCCTCATCATCGCTGAATCGGCAGTCAACAACCGACTTCTCTCAGTTGATGAGGTCTCCGTTCTTATTGCACAGTTGCCTGCCAGAACTCACAACAAGCTTCTGAGCTTCTCGCCCTCCGCGCAGTCAGGGAGCGAAACTCGAGTCCGACTTTTCCTTGAAGGTCATCATTTTTCAGTGATTCCGCAGGCACATATTCCTAGTGTAGGATTCGTTGATTTACTGGTTAACCGGCGAATCATAATTGAATGTGATGGCCGGCAGTATCACGTGTCAGAAAGCACTTTTGAAAACGACCACCGGCGTGATCTAGCTGCTCAGGATGCCGGCTATCGCGTAGTTCGCCTGTCATACCGACAAATCTGGTACGAATGGCCGCAGACTCAGCAGAAGTTGTTGACTATTTTGAGGCGCCGGTAA